Proteins encoded in a region of the Flavobacteriaceae bacterium HL-DH10 genome:
- a CDS encoding DUF5695 domain-containing protein gives MAEYGFRIEWANSYNEMRDILYKNHLFDTRIVPGMTIPQDLTAKFALRSKNKIDFIIVEYPEFTETKYLKSNNTDTEIYEVNFKKLGENMLSIYYNGNKKTKPVYCI, from the coding sequence ATGGCCGAATATGGCTTTAGAATAGAATGGGCTAATAGTTATAATGAGATGCGGGACATCCTATATAAAAACCATCTTTTTGATACAAGGATAGTTCCTGGAATGACAATACCGCAAGATTTAACAGCCAAATTCGCTTTGCGTTCAAAAAACAAGATAGACTTTATAATCGTTGAATATCCTGAATTCACTGAAACAAAATATTTAAAATCAAACAATACTGATACTGAAATTTACGAAGTAAACTTTAAAAAATTAGGAGAAAACATGTTGTCCATCTATTATAATGGCAATAAAAAAACGAAGCCAGTTTATTGTATATAA
- a CDS encoding family 43 glycosylhydrolase — protein MLKKSVFFIFFITTYLFTSCKEKVSDSLPNFSSNPILPGYYADPTIKKFGDIYYIYATTDNEMLASGAPTVWYSNDLQNWYNYTMEIPSFTNMPITNFWAPDIVKGKDGKYYLYFGNCEIGCNIYGYVSDTPVGPWTKLDENDKPVIPNGYPRDGFPSLDAQFFTDTDGKVYGYWGTWVHYNGGYAVGELDTNTMKDMVNSTNIPLEQTPNSFEAAYLMKKGDKYIFMYSGESCHDETYKVMYSYADSPYGPFTPGENNPILSTNEDKTTHGPGHHSVLQDGDDYYIVYHKHDYPMTRGGLSRQVCIDKMIFENDSTIKTVVPTMKGIENIVNSKVPENIAYNTRVTASSSYHLKSLEYDYNYMSEFAIDNNNATMWKAGDNSLPQNLTIDLGSVQEVARVMTQFEFASYYYQYTLEYSEDGKTWEMYSNKSNDQTSGSPMIDDNNVNARYIKLTISGTEKSGLYAAVWNIKVYSSLFDIPLQLKNKKSKIKPAIRSKNDMLIDLNLEGISKDKSNAVIENKGSIGGVFSIKGDVTIDTDDEGIEAFKFTKGSLVLNKPVPEQLAWNGSYSMATWVKNPEVSNEGEILASWCNRYKYRLANSYNAFAYNSGHYGAAPHLDGHFDMKYNNVPEANKWHHIVLTFDGVVEKIYVDGVLDNSQNMLLSSAIDNAKIIIGASDIGENYSGYISSLKMYDYALNENELKNLMKATSPKKN, from the coding sequence ATGCTTAAAAAATCAGTGTTTTTCATCTTCTTTATTACCACATATTTGTTTACAAGTTGTAAAGAAAAAGTATCAGATAGTTTGCCTAATTTTTCAAGTAACCCTATTCTACCTGGTTATTATGCAGACCCAACTATTAAAAAGTTTGGGGATATCTATTATATCTATGCCACTACAGATAATGAAATGTTAGCTTCAGGAGCTCCTACTGTCTGGTATAGTAACGATTTACAAAATTGGTATAATTATACGATGGAGATTCCTTCTTTTACAAATATGCCTATTACAAATTTCTGGGCTCCAGATATTGTAAAGGGAAAGGATGGTAAATATTATTTATACTTCGGCAACTGTGAAATTGGTTGTAACATATATGGCTATGTGTCTGATACTCCCGTGGGACCTTGGACAAAGTTAGACGAAAATGATAAGCCCGTTATTCCAAACGGATATCCAAGAGATGGTTTTCCTTCATTAGATGCTCAATTTTTTACTGATACCGATGGGAAAGTATATGGTTATTGGGGTACTTGGGTACATTACAATGGCGGTTATGCGGTTGGTGAATTAGATACAAATACCATGAAAGACATGGTGAATTCCACCAATATTCCTTTAGAACAAACTCCAAATTCTTTTGAGGCAGCATATTTGATGAAAAAAGGAGATAAATATATTTTTATGTATTCGGGAGAGTCTTGTCATGACGAAACGTATAAAGTTATGTACTCATATGCAGATAGCCCTTATGGACCATTTACTCCAGGAGAAAATAATCCTATTTTAAGTACTAATGAAGATAAAACAACACACGGTCCTGGACATCACTCGGTTTTGCAGGATGGTGACGATTATTACATCGTATACCATAAGCACGATTACCCAATGACACGCGGTGGACTGTCAAGACAAGTGTGTATTGACAAAATGATTTTTGAAAACGATTCTACCATAAAAACCGTTGTGCCAACCATGAAAGGCATCGAAAATATTGTAAATTCTAAAGTGCCAGAAAATATTGCGTATAATACTAGGGTAACCGCATCTTCTTCTTATCATTTAAAATCACTAGAATACGATTATAATTATATGTCTGAATTTGCTATCGATAATAATAATGCAACCATGTGGAAAGCAGGCGATAATTCACTACCACAAAATTTAACGATCGATTTAGGTTCTGTGCAAGAAGTAGCCAGAGTCATGACGCAATTTGAATTTGCTAGTTATTATTACCAATATACTTTAGAATATTCTGAAGATGGGAAAACCTGGGAAATGTATTCGAATAAATCCAATGATCAAACCTCTGGAAGTCCTATGATTGATGACAATAACGTAAATGCACGTTATATTAAGTTAACCATTTCAGGAACAGAAAAATCAGGATTATACGCTGCTGTTTGGAATATAAAAGTTTATAGCTCGTTGTTTGATATTCCTTTACAACTCAAAAATAAAAAGTCTAAAATTAAACCAGCTATTAGAAGTAAAAATGATATGTTGATTGATTTAAATTTAGAAGGGATTTCAAAAGATAAATCGAATGCAGTCATTGAAAACAAAGGGTCTATAGGTGGTGTTTTTTCTATAAAAGGAGATGTAACAATTGATACAGATGATGAAGGTATTGAAGCTTTTAAATTTACTAAAGGCTCTTTAGTGTTAAATAAACCAGTTCCTGAACAATTAGCATGGAATGGTTCATACTCTATGGCAACTTGGGTGAAAAATCCAGAGGTTTCAAATGAAGGTGAGATTCTAGCTTCTTGGTGTAACAGATATAAATATAGGTTAGCCAATTCATATAATGCTTTTGCTTATAATAGTGGACATTACGGTGCTGCACCACATTTAGATGGTCATTTTGACATGAAATACAACAACGTACCCGAAGCTAATAAATGGCATCATATTGTTTTAACGTTTGATGGTGTTGTAGAGAAAATTTATGTTGATGGTGTTTTAGATAATTCCCAAAACATGCTCCTCTCCTCTGCTATTGATAATGCTAAAATAATTATTGGTGCCTCAGATATTGGTGAAAATTATTCGGGATATATATCTTCACTAAAAATGTATGACTATGCTCTAAACGAAAATGAGTTAAAAAATCTCATGAAAGCAACCTCTCCTAAAAAAAACTAA